The Azospirillum brasilense genome window below encodes:
- a CDS encoding nitrogen fixation protein NifZ, with amino-acid sequence MSDAVTEAKKPGFIPPREPLYDWGLAVTAAVDLHNDGSHPNAEDGALLAPKGTPGIIVRIGHAEGTQIPVYLVEFPAGVVVGCLEEEITPADGRRRGVPGVMD; translated from the coding sequence ATGAGCGACGCCGTCACCGAAGCGAAGAAGCCCGGCTTCATCCCGCCCCGCGAACCGCTCTACGACTGGGGCCTGGCGGTCACCGCCGCGGTGGACCTCCACAACGACGGCAGCCACCCCAACGCCGAGGACGGCGCGCTGCTGGCCCCCAAGGGCACGCCCGGCATCATCGTGCGCATCGGCCATGCCGAGGGCACGCAGATCCCCGTCTATCTGGTGGAGTTCCCGGCCGGCGTCGTCGTCGGCTGCCTGGAGGAGGAGATCACGCCCGCCGACGGCCGCCGCCGCGGTGTCCCCGGCGTGATGGACTGA
- a CDS encoding 4Fe4S-binding leucine-rich repeat protein, whose translation MSDDIDKALDWLGNPVDCDGCAHRARLAEGRCEPLRACVQDRYAKRIQRFFQWNDDLAGEHLDHPYFEVRANAARFAPIFIVPRLMDDPDETVRAAVARRLPRRLLLKMRGDPDREVRIAVASRLEDADLSPLMRDPDYSVRLRVARRVPEGMLPAMMHDEDPEIRLEVANRIGLEWLMSMAWDDSARVRMVVARRLPPEKLAALIRDADWCVRFVVASRLPPEDLAPLTEDPVDDVRTVAQKRRAGLPATGDLIPD comes from the coding sequence ATGAGCGACGACATCGACAAGGCGCTGGACTGGCTGGGCAACCCCGTCGATTGCGACGGCTGCGCCCACCGCGCCCGTCTGGCCGAGGGGCGCTGCGAACCGCTGCGCGCCTGCGTGCAGGACCGCTACGCGAAGCGCATCCAGCGCTTCTTCCAATGGAACGACGATCTGGCGGGCGAGCATCTCGACCATCCCTATTTCGAGGTCCGCGCCAACGCCGCGCGCTTCGCGCCGATCTTCATCGTGCCGCGGCTGATGGACGACCCCGACGAGACGGTACGCGCCGCCGTCGCCCGCCGCCTGCCCCGCCGCCTGCTGCTGAAGATGCGCGGCGACCCCGACCGCGAGGTGCGCATCGCCGTCGCCTCCCGTTTGGAGGACGCCGACCTCTCGCCGCTGATGCGCGACCCCGACTATTCCGTGCGCCTGCGCGTCGCCCGCCGCGTGCCCGAGGGCATGCTGCCGGCGATGATGCACGACGAGGACCCGGAAATCCGGCTGGAGGTCGCCAACCGCATCGGGCTGGAGTGGCTGATGAGCATGGCCTGGGACGACAGCGCCCGCGTGCGCATGGTCGTCGCCCGGCGCCTGCCGCCGGAAAAGCTGGCCGCGCTGATCCGCGACGCCGACTGGTGCGTGCGCTTCGTCGTCGCCAGCCGCCTGCCGCCCGAAGACCTCGCCCCGCTGACCGAAGACCCGGTGGACGACGTCCGCACCGTGGCGCAGAAGCGCCGCGCCGGACTGCCCGCCACCGGCGACCTGATCCCCGACTGA
- a CDS encoding adenylate/guanylate cyclase domain-containing protein, whose amino-acid sequence MEKPLALLFVDIADSTLLYELAGDRKAAALTQRVLEDLRRIVGENGGTVVKSLGDGLLACFPMSDSATRAALAMMERQGEFGLRLRAGLHFGPVIAGPGDLYGDACNVAARLESIARPGEILATDDLVDRLSPPLRERARLLNSVAVKGKAAPVRVHQIRDGDAAPEAEDNATVGLPLSEPGKGRGLPSLRLSGRRADTTLTPLLPRITVGRDEGCGLRIPSRRTSRQHAVIDFSRGGFLLTDHSTNGTFIRTGDSPSLLLRRDSTKLTGSGLIGFGGEPLRPDEDHVLTFQVGSA is encoded by the coding sequence ATGGAAAAGCCCCTCGCGCTCCTCTTCGTGGACATCGCCGACAGCACGCTGCTCTATGAGTTGGCGGGCGACCGCAAGGCGGCGGCGCTGACCCAGCGGGTGCTGGAGGACCTGCGCCGGATCGTCGGGGAGAACGGCGGTACGGTGGTGAAAAGCCTGGGCGACGGGCTGTTGGCCTGCTTCCCCATGAGCGACAGCGCCACCCGCGCCGCGCTCGCCATGATGGAGCGGCAGGGGGAGTTCGGGCTTCGCCTGCGCGCCGGGCTGCATTTCGGCCCGGTGATCGCCGGCCCCGGCGACCTCTACGGCGACGCCTGCAACGTCGCCGCCCGGCTGGAATCCATTGCCCGCCCCGGCGAGATCCTGGCGACCGACGATCTGGTGGATCGCCTCTCCCCGCCCCTGCGCGAACGGGCCCGCCTTCTGAACAGCGTCGCGGTGAAGGGAAAGGCGGCTCCGGTCCGCGTCCACCAGATCCGCGACGGCGACGCCGCGCCGGAGGCAGAGGACAACGCCACCGTCGGTCTGCCCCTGTCCGAACCCGGCAAGGGGCGCGGCCTGCCGTCCCTGCGCCTGTCCGGCCGCCGCGCCGACACGACGCTGACCCCGCTGCTGCCGCGGATCACGGTGGGGCGTGACGAGGGCTGCGGCCTGCGCATCCCCTCCCGCCGCACTTCGCGCCAGCACGCGGTGATCGACTTCAGCCGCGGCGGCTTCCTGCTGACCGACCATTCGACCAACGGCACCTTCATCCGCACGGGCGACTCCCCCTCCCTGCTGCTGCGCCGCGATTCGACGAAGCTGACCGGCAGCGGGCTGATCGGGTTCGGGGGAGAGCCGCTGCGGCCGGACGAGGATCATGTCCTGACCTTCCAGGTGGGGAGCGCGTGA
- a CDS encoding HlyD family secretion protein: MSWIAETLAAALAVLGLGGGDAVPLAHGYAEGEYLRIAAPVAGTLDTLAVTRGGRVEAGAPLFALDRTSARAERDRLAAALGQARAELADLRTGRRPDELAVVSAQRAQAEAALRYSEVELARQQTLVARKVSSDDRLDAARASRDGDRARLEELTAQLAVSNLPARPEQIRAAENAVAQAEAALAQADKRLTELAPPAPEAALVEDTLFNPGEWVPAGAPVVSLLPPGKRKLVVFVPELLMARVRPGDRVTVRCDGCPPGLSARVTYVAPRVEYTPPVIYSVGSREKLVVRVEARLEDGATLNPGLPVDVELPP; encoded by the coding sequence ATGAGCTGGATCGCCGAAACGCTGGCGGCGGCCCTGGCCGTCCTCGGGCTGGGCGGCGGGGACGCCGTGCCGCTGGCCCACGGCTACGCCGAAGGGGAATATCTCCGCATCGCCGCCCCGGTGGCCGGGACGCTCGACACGCTGGCGGTGACGCGCGGCGGGCGGGTTGAGGCGGGCGCGCCCCTCTTCGCGCTCGACCGCACCAGCGCGCGGGCGGAGCGCGACCGGCTGGCCGCCGCGCTGGGGCAGGCGCGGGCGGAGCTGGCCGACCTGCGGACGGGCCGGCGCCCCGACGAGCTGGCGGTGGTTTCCGCCCAGCGCGCGCAGGCCGAGGCGGCGCTGCGCTATTCCGAAGTGGAACTGGCGCGGCAGCAGACGCTGGTGGCGCGCAAGGTCAGCTCCGACGACCGGCTGGACGCCGCCCGCGCCAGCCGCGACGGCGACCGCGCGCGGCTGGAGGAGCTGACCGCGCAACTGGCCGTCTCCAACCTGCCGGCCCGTCCCGAGCAGATCCGCGCCGCCGAGAACGCCGTCGCCCAGGCCGAGGCGGCCCTGGCCCAGGCGGACAAGCGCCTCACCGAATTGGCCCCGCCGGCGCCCGAGGCGGCGCTGGTCGAGGACACGCTGTTCAACCCCGGCGAATGGGTGCCGGCGGGCGCCCCGGTGGTGTCGCTGCTGCCGCCGGGAAAGCGGAAGCTGGTGGTCTTCGTTCCGGAACTGCTGATGGCCCGCGTCCGTCCGGGCGACCGGGTGACGGTGCGCTGCGACGGCTGCCCGCCCGGCCTGTCGGCGCGCGTGACCTATGTGGCGCCGCGGGTGGAATACACCCCGCCGGTGATCTACAGCGTCGGCAGCCGCGAGAAGCTGGTCGTCCGCGTCGAGGCGCGGCTGGAGGACGGGGCGACGCTCAACCCCGGCCTGCCGGTGGACGTGGAACTGCCGCCATGA
- the mepA gene encoding penicillin-insensitive murein endopeptidase, with the protein MALIAAGLIAAALAGPAEAGSHKKKKPAPPAPNSIAWSQVSGPALGPAQSIGGYAAGCITGAQALPGEGTGYQVIRMSRQRFYGHPELIDYLKGFGRKVAAAGLGTALIGDMGQARGGPMSFGHASHQIGLDADVWLRLDHPPMGRNARESLTEIKYVDYDRVRVTEDWSERQSQLVRIAASDPRVTRVFVNPAIKLAMCRHSWPDRTFLRKLRPWHGHDGHMHIRLGCPAGSPQCEDQRDIPDGDGCGDEVESWLGSVYPVVEKHNGKPQPRYVSMPPACTAVLRAAGTRVAAMDDAHGEKTVR; encoded by the coding sequence GTGGCCCTGATCGCAGCCGGTTTGATCGCCGCTGCTCTCGCCGGTCCGGCCGAGGCCGGATCGCACAAGAAAAAGAAGCCCGCGCCGCCGGCCCCCAACTCCATTGCCTGGAGTCAGGTGAGCGGCCCCGCCCTGGGGCCGGCCCAGTCCATCGGCGGCTACGCCGCGGGCTGCATCACGGGCGCGCAGGCCCTGCCGGGGGAAGGCACCGGCTATCAGGTCATCCGCATGTCCCGCCAGCGTTTCTACGGCCATCCGGAACTGATCGACTATCTGAAGGGCTTCGGGCGGAAGGTTGCGGCGGCGGGGCTGGGGACCGCGCTGATCGGCGACATGGGGCAGGCACGCGGCGGCCCGATGAGCTTCGGCCACGCCAGCCACCAGATCGGGCTGGACGCCGACGTCTGGCTGCGGCTCGACCACCCGCCGATGGGCCGCAACGCACGGGAAAGCCTGACCGAGATCAAGTATGTCGATTACGACCGTGTCCGCGTCACCGAGGACTGGTCGGAGCGGCAGTCCCAACTGGTCCGCATCGCCGCCAGCGATCCGCGGGTGACCCGTGTTTTCGTCAACCCGGCAATCAAGCTCGCCATGTGCCGCCATTCCTGGCCGGACCGGACCTTCCTGCGCAAGCTGCGGCCATGGCATGGCCATGACGGGCACATGCACATCCGCCTGGGCTGCCCGGCGGGAAGCCCGCAATGCGAGGACCAACGCGACATTCCCGACGGCGATGGCTGCGGCGACGAGGTCGAATCCTGGCTCGGCTCCGTCTATCCGGTGGTGGAGAAGCACAACGGCAAGCCGCAGCCGCGCTACGTCAGCATGCCGCCCGCCTGCACCGCGGTGTTGCGCGCCGCCGGGACTCGGGTCGCCGCCATGGACGATGCGCACGGGGAGAAGACGGTGCGGTAA
- the nifB gene encoding nitrogenase cofactor biosynthesis protein NifB — MANVISLDSILGVGELKAAAEAPPTAAASGCASSSCGSSDGPADMAPEVWEKVKNHPCYSEEAHHYFARMHVAVAPACNIQCNYCNRKYDCSNESRPGVVSEKLTPDQALRKIMAVAKEIPQLSVIGIAGPGDSLAAGGKNTFKTFEMLAKKAPDLKLCLSTNGLALPDHVDTIANYNIDHVTITINMVDPEVGQHIYPWIFHDHKRWTGLDAAKILHERQMLGLEMLTSRGILVKVNSVMIPGINDEHLMDVNKAVKSRGAFLHNIMPLISDPAHGTHFGLTGQRGPTAQELKVLQDQCEGGAKLMRHCRQCRADAVGLLGEDRGSEFTIDQIEAMGEVEYDQEAARTYREHVEGERAGRHAAKAAAQADVAETVGTEVQPILIAVATKGGERINEHFGHAKEFQIYEVGPKGAKFVGHRRVDQYCEGGSGDEDALGGVLSAINDCTAVFVAKIGGCPSQNLKDAGIEPVDRFAFEYIEESALTYFKDYAERLGQGAINAREGQDAVIRTGAFTARRA, encoded by the coding sequence ATGGCCAACGTTATTTCGCTCGACAGCATCCTGGGCGTGGGTGAGCTGAAAGCCGCCGCCGAGGCGCCGCCCACCGCCGCCGCCTCCGGCTGCGCGTCCTCCTCCTGCGGGTCGTCGGACGGCCCCGCCGACATGGCGCCGGAGGTGTGGGAGAAGGTGAAGAACCATCCCTGCTACTCCGAGGAGGCGCATCACTACTTCGCCCGCATGCACGTCGCCGTGGCGCCGGCCTGCAACATCCAGTGCAACTACTGCAACCGCAAATACGACTGCTCGAACGAGAGCCGGCCGGGCGTGGTCTCCGAGAAGCTGACCCCCGATCAGGCGCTCCGCAAGATCATGGCGGTCGCCAAGGAAATCCCGCAGCTCTCCGTCATCGGCATCGCCGGCCCCGGCGACAGCCTCGCGGCCGGCGGCAAGAACACCTTCAAGACCTTCGAGATGCTGGCGAAGAAGGCGCCGGACCTCAAGCTGTGCCTGTCCACCAACGGTCTGGCCCTGCCCGACCATGTGGACACCATCGCGAACTACAACATCGACCACGTCACGATCACCATCAACATGGTCGATCCCGAGGTCGGGCAGCATATCTACCCCTGGATTTTCCACGACCACAAGCGCTGGACCGGCCTGGACGCCGCCAAGATCCTGCACGAGCGCCAGATGCTCGGGCTGGAGATGCTGACCTCGCGCGGCATCCTGGTGAAGGTGAACTCCGTCATGATCCCGGGGATCAACGACGAGCACCTGATGGACGTGAACAAGGCCGTGAAGTCGCGCGGCGCCTTCCTGCACAACATCATGCCGCTGATCTCCGACCCGGCGCACGGCACCCATTTCGGCCTGACCGGCCAGCGCGGCCCGACCGCGCAGGAGCTGAAGGTCCTGCAGGACCAGTGCGAGGGCGGGGCCAAGCTGATGCGCCACTGCCGCCAGTGCCGCGCCGACGCGGTCGGCCTGCTGGGCGAGGACCGCGGTTCCGAATTCACCATCGACCAGATCGAGGCGATGGGCGAGGTGGAATACGACCAGGAGGCCGCCCGCACCTACCGCGAGCATGTCGAGGGCGAGCGCGCCGGGCGCCACGCCGCCAAGGCCGCCGCACAGGCCGACGTCGCCGAGACGGTGGGCACCGAGGTGCAGCCGATCCTGATCGCCGTCGCCACCAAGGGCGGCGAGCGCATCAACGAGCATTTCGGCCACGCCAAGGAATTCCAGATCTACGAGGTCGGTCCGAAGGGCGCCAAGTTCGTCGGCCACCGCCGCGTCGACCAGTATTGCGAAGGCGGTTCGGGCGACGAGGACGCGCTCGGCGGCGTGCTGTCGGCGATCAACGACTGCACCGCGGTCTTCGTCGCCAAGATCGGCGGCTGCCCGTCGCAGAACCTCAAGGACGCGGGCATCGAGCCGGTTGACCGCTTCGCCTTCGAATACATCGAGGAGTCGGCATTGACCTACTTCAAGGACTACGCCGAGCGCCTCGGCCAAGGTGCGATCAACGCCCGCGAGGGGCAGGACGCGGTGATCCGCACCGGCGCCTTCACCGCCCGGCGCGCCTGA
- a CDS encoding ABC transporter ATP-binding protein — MTGEPAIDVRGLVKRFGAKTVVDGFSIQVARGQIYGFLGPNGSGKTTTIRMLCGLLTPDAGVGTCLGLDIRGQSAAIKRQVGYMTQKFSFWEDLSIAENLDFVARMYGLPDRRTKVAGALERLGLGNRRAQLAGELSGGWKQRLALAACILHEPKLLLLDEPTAGVDPKARREFWDEIHRLAGDGLTVLVSTHYMDEAERCHAIAYLAYGRLMTQGSVEEVIANSGLVTYEVGARGADGPDLGRVAAELRDRPGVEMVAAFGTRLHVSGGDGAELEEALRPWAGDPALLVRRTEPTLEDVFIHLMNRSTDNFA, encoded by the coding sequence ATGACCGGGGAGCCCGCCATCGACGTGCGCGGTCTGGTCAAGCGCTTCGGCGCCAAGACGGTGGTGGACGGCTTCTCCATCCAAGTGGCGCGCGGGCAGATCTACGGCTTCCTGGGGCCGAACGGGTCGGGCAAGACGACGACCATCCGCATGCTCTGCGGGCTGCTGACACCCGATGCGGGGGTGGGGACCTGCCTCGGGCTCGACATCCGCGGCCAGAGCGCCGCCATCAAGCGGCAGGTCGGCTACATGACCCAGAAGTTCAGCTTTTGGGAGGATCTGAGCATCGCCGAGAATCTGGATTTCGTTGCCCGCATGTACGGGCTGCCGGACCGGCGGACCAAGGTCGCCGGGGCGTTGGAACGGCTTGGGCTGGGCAACCGGCGGGCGCAGCTCGCCGGGGAATTGTCCGGCGGCTGGAAGCAGCGTCTGGCGCTGGCCGCCTGCATCCTGCATGAGCCGAAGCTGCTGCTGCTCGACGAGCCGACCGCCGGCGTCGACCCCAAGGCGCGACGGGAGTTCTGGGACGAGATTCACCGGCTGGCCGGCGACGGGCTGACCGTGCTGGTCAGCACTCATTACATGGACGAGGCGGAACGCTGTCACGCCATCGCCTATCTCGCCTACGGCCGGCTGATGACCCAGGGCAGCGTGGAGGAGGTGATCGCCAACTCGGGTCTGGTCACCTACGAAGTCGGCGCGCGGGGGGCGGACGGACCGGACCTCGGGCGCGTCGCGGCGGAGTTGCGCGACCGTCCGGGCGTCGAGATGGTTGCCGCCTTCGGTACCCGGCTGCATGTCAGCGGCGGCGACGGCGCGGAACTGGAGGAGGCGTTGCGCCCCTGGGCCGGCGACCCGGCCCTGTTGGTGCGACGGACGGAGCCGACGCTGGAGGATGTGTTCATCCATCTGATGAATCGCAGCACGGACAACTTCGCATGA
- a CDS encoding TetR/AcrR family transcriptional regulator, producing MPEDDPAVPRWRRRKEARPREIVDAALTVFGERGFAAARLEDVAAQAGVSKGTLYLYFPNKEELFKAVVREAILPNLDMAERLLAGAQGPSFAVLETLLTLFATRILKSRAGAIPKLIIAEAGNFPDLARFYYDEVIRRAFALLAAVLERGMARGEFRPVDVDSTVRLIVAPMLMSALWRSSFEALEGRPPDVAALLAAHLDALRRTLAPEGGSPS from the coding sequence ATGCCGGAGGATGATCCCGCCGTTCCGCGCTGGCGCCGCCGCAAGGAGGCGCGCCCCCGGGAGATCGTCGACGCCGCCCTGACCGTCTTCGGCGAGCGCGGCTTCGCGGCGGCCCGGCTGGAGGATGTCGCGGCGCAGGCCGGGGTCAGCAAGGGCACGCTCTACCTCTACTTCCCGAACAAGGAGGAGTTGTTCAAGGCGGTGGTCCGCGAGGCCATCCTGCCCAACCTGGACATGGCCGAGCGTCTGCTGGCCGGGGCGCAGGGGCCGAGCTTCGCCGTTCTGGAAACGCTGCTGACCCTCTTCGCGACGCGCATCCTGAAATCGCGCGCCGGCGCCATCCCCAAGCTGATCATCGCCGAGGCCGGCAATTTTCCCGATCTCGCCCGCTTCTATTACGACGAGGTGATCCGCCGCGCCTTCGCCCTGCTGGCGGCGGTGCTGGAGCGCGGCATGGCGCGCGGGGAGTTCCGCCCGGTGGACGTCGACTCGACCGTCCGCCTGATCGTCGCACCGATGCTGATGAGCGCGCTGTGGCGCTCCTCCTTCGAAGCGCTGGAGGGCCGCCCGCCGGACGTGGCGGCGCTGCTGGCCGCCCATCTCGACGCGCTGCGCCGGACGCTCGCCCCGGAGGGAGGGTCGCCGTCATGA
- a CDS encoding nitrogen fixation protein NifZ, translating to MRERARDPNETIELEDRPAFEEGQKVRALRDVRNDGTYPGRPMGDFLIRTGDIGYVKSIGTYLQMYYIYGIDFYEKRIIVGMRAKELELVDARCNDPQ from the coding sequence ATGCGCGAGCGCGCCCGCGATCCGAACGAGACGATCGAACTGGAAGACCGCCCCGCCTTCGAGGAGGGCCAGAAGGTCCGTGCCCTTCGCGACGTGCGCAACGACGGCACCTATCCCGGACGCCCGATGGGCGACTTCCTGATCCGCACCGGGGACATCGGCTATGTGAAGTCGATCGGCACCTACCTGCAGATGTATTACATCTACGGCATCGATTTTTACGAGAAGCGCATCATCGTCGGCATGCGCGCCAAGGAACTCGAACTGGTCGACGCCCGCTGCAACGACCCGCAATGA
- a CDS encoding 4Fe-4S binding protein, with product MAYKIKASDCTACGACEAECPNNAISFKKGAYAINADLCTECKGQFSSPQCASVCPADCCVPA from the coding sequence ATGGCTTACAAGATCAAGGCTTCCGACTGCACCGCCTGCGGCGCCTGCGAGGCCGAGTGCCCGAACAACGCCATCAGCTTCAAGAAGGGCGCCTACGCCATCAACGCGGACCTGTGCACCGAGTGCAAGGGCCAGTTCTCCAGCCCGCAGTGCGCCTCGGTCTGCCCGGCTGACTGCTGCGTCCCGGCCTGA
- the nifA gene encoding nif-specific transcriptional activator NifA, producing the protein MPGAMRQSTSNLELLTIYEVSKILGSSLDLQQTLREVLRALAYQLQMHRGRVYLVGEDNVLRLVAANGLSNEAAAQIEFRDGEGITGRILKTGMPAVVPNLAEEPLFLNRTGGREDLDEQVASLVGVPIKAAGVVVGVLTIDRISDEGPQGHFGSDVRFLTMVANLIGQTVRLHRTVAEERRFMMRETFRMQKELRPVAAPINDVVCTSPNMLEVMAQVHRVAPFKSTVLIRGESGTGKELIARAIHNMSPRKDAPFIRVNCAALPESLLESELFGHEKGAFTGAQKDHKGRFELASGGTLFLDEIGDISPNFQAKLLRVLQEQEFERVGGSKTIKTDVRLICATNLNLEEAVGHGKFRADLYFRINVVTIHLPPLRERRQDIGPLARHFVAKFAKDNGMALVMEDEALEVLNRCTWPGNVRELENCIERAATQSRDGIIRTESLSCSLNLCNSSVLFQYRTLGASVGGLAPSMGPGAINRVPPGRPGGPAAANAPKTPAMPAPVPEPAGAGGGAWPACASGCSAGPSPVCGAAQPVVPVPLIPLPLPEPSAPAAAAPPPSPAAAPPPAAEVPLDEPESGSLRDRLLWAMERTGWVQAKAARLLGMTTRQVSYALRKYNIEIKRF; encoded by the coding sequence ATGCCGGGTGCAATGCGCCAGTCCACGTCGAACCTGGAACTGCTGACCATCTATGAGGTCAGCAAGATCCTCGGTTCCTCTCTCGACCTCCAGCAGACGTTGCGCGAAGTGCTTCGCGCGCTGGCCTACCAGCTTCAGATGCACCGCGGGCGCGTCTATCTGGTCGGCGAGGACAATGTGCTGCGTCTCGTGGCCGCGAACGGCCTGTCGAACGAGGCCGCGGCGCAGATCGAATTCCGCGATGGGGAAGGCATCACCGGCCGCATCCTGAAGACCGGCATGCCCGCCGTCGTCCCGAATCTGGCGGAGGAACCGCTGTTCCTCAACCGCACCGGCGGGCGCGAGGACCTGGACGAGCAGGTGGCCTCGCTGGTCGGCGTGCCGATCAAGGCGGCGGGGGTGGTCGTCGGCGTGCTGACCATCGACCGCATCTCCGACGAGGGGCCGCAGGGCCATTTCGGCAGCGACGTGCGCTTCCTGACCATGGTCGCCAACCTGATCGGCCAGACCGTGCGGCTGCACCGCACCGTGGCCGAGGAGCGCCGCTTCATGATGCGGGAGACCTTCCGCATGCAGAAGGAGCTTCGGCCGGTCGCCGCCCCGATCAACGACGTGGTCTGCACCAGCCCCAACATGCTGGAGGTGATGGCCCAGGTCCACCGGGTGGCGCCCTTCAAGTCCACCGTGCTGATCCGCGGCGAGAGCGGCACCGGCAAGGAGCTGATCGCGCGGGCCATCCACAACATGTCGCCGCGCAAGGACGCCCCCTTCATCCGCGTGAACTGCGCCGCCCTGCCGGAATCGCTCCTGGAATCGGAGCTGTTCGGCCACGAGAAGGGCGCCTTCACCGGCGCGCAGAAGGACCACAAGGGCCGGTTCGAGCTGGCGTCGGGCGGCACGCTGTTCCTCGACGAGATCGGCGACATCTCGCCCAACTTCCAGGCCAAGCTGCTGCGCGTGCTGCAGGAGCAGGAGTTCGAGCGGGTCGGTGGGTCCAAGACCATCAAGACCGACGTCCGGCTGATCTGCGCCACCAACCTGAACCTGGAGGAGGCGGTCGGCCACGGCAAGTTCCGCGCCGACCTGTATTTCCGCATCAACGTGGTGACCATCCACCTGCCGCCGCTGCGCGAGCGCCGCCAGGACATCGGCCCGCTGGCCCGCCATTTCGTGGCGAAGTTCGCCAAGGACAACGGCATGGCCCTCGTCATGGAGGACGAGGCGCTGGAGGTGCTCAACCGCTGCACCTGGCCCGGCAACGTGCGCGAGCTGGAGAACTGTATCGAGCGCGCGGCCACCCAGTCGCGCGACGGCATCATCCGCACCGAGTCGCTGTCCTGCAGCCTGAACCTCTGCAACTCCTCGGTGCTGTTCCAGTACCGCACGTTGGGCGCGTCGGTCGGTGGCCTCGCCCCGTCGATGGGGCCGGGGGCCATCAACCGCGTTCCTCCCGGACGCCCCGGCGGTCCGGCGGCGGCCAACGCGCCGAAGACCCCGGCCATGCCCGCCCCGGTGCCGGAACCGGCGGGTGCCGGCGGCGGCGCGTGGCCGGCCTGCGCGTCGGGTTGTTCCGCCGGCCCCTCGCCGGTCTGCGGCGCCGCCCAGCCGGTGGTTCCGGTCCCCCTGATCCCGCTGCCCCTGCCCGAGCCGAGCGCCCCTGCCGCCGCGGCCCCGCCCCCCTCCCCTGCCGCCGCTCCGCCGCCCGCCGCGGAGGTGCCGCTGGACGAGCCGGAGTCGGGATCGCTGCGCGATCGCCTGCTCTGGGCGATGGAGCGCACCGGCTGGGTGCAGGCCAAGGCCGCCCGCCTGCTGGGCATGACGACCCGTCAGGTCAGCTACGCCCTGCGCAAATACAACATCGAGATCAAGCGCTTCTGA
- a CDS encoding ABC transporter permease — protein MARFSFSRFVAVMVKEFIQMRRDRLTFAMMVGVPVLQLVLFGFAINSDPKSLPTAVHAADSSPFARTLVSAMANSGYFDVTSSAGSPAELDRLLAEGRVQFAVTIPAGFARDLQRGERPVLLVEADATDPAATSNALSALSTLARQALDPDLIGPLAPLRSTPDPVELRVHRRYNPEGITQYNVVPGLMGVVLTMTMVMMTALAVTRERERGTMENLLAMPVRPFEVMLGKIVPFILVGYIQVVIIVLAARLLFGVPIVGSLALLSAVLVLFIAANLAVGFTFSTVAKNQLQAMQMSFFFFLPSMLLSGFMFPFRGMPGWAQAVGEILPLTHFLRIVRGILLKGNGPAEIVGEVAALLAFLAVVTVVALKRYRQTLD, from the coding sequence ATGGCGCGGTTTTCCTTCTCGCGCTTCGTCGCGGTGATGGTGAAGGAGTTCATCCAGATGCGGCGCGACCGGCTGACCTTCGCCATGATGGTGGGGGTGCCGGTGCTCCAGCTCGTGCTGTTCGGCTTCGCCATCAACTCCGACCCCAAGAGCCTGCCGACCGCCGTCCACGCGGCCGACTCCAGCCCCTTCGCCCGCACGCTGGTGTCGGCCATGGCGAATTCCGGTTACTTCGATGTGACCAGCAGCGCCGGCAGCCCGGCCGAGCTGGACCGTCTGCTGGCCGAAGGACGGGTGCAGTTCGCTGTCACCATCCCCGCCGGTTTCGCCCGCGACCTGCAGCGGGGGGAGCGGCCGGTGCTGCTGGTCGAGGCGGACGCGACCGACCCGGCGGCGACCAGCAACGCGCTGTCCGCCCTGTCGACCCTCGCGCGGCAGGCGCTGGACCCCGATCTGATCGGTCCGCTGGCTCCTTTGCGCTCCACCCCCGACCCGGTCGAGCTGCGGGTCCACCGCCGCTACAACCCTGAGGGCATCACCCAATACAACGTGGTGCCCGGACTGATGGGGGTGGTCCTAACCATGACCATGGTGATGATGACCGCGCTGGCCGTCACCCGCGAGCGGGAGCGCGGGACGATGGAGAACCTGCTGGCGATGCCCGTCCGCCCGTTCGAGGTGATGCTGGGCAAGATCGTGCCCTTCATCCTGGTCGGCTACATCCAGGTCGTCATCATCGTCCTGGCCGCCCGGCTGCTGTTCGGCGTGCCCATCGTCGGCAGCCTGGCCCTGCTGTCGGCGGTGCTGGTGCTGTTCATCGCCGCCAATCTGGCGGTGGGCTTCACCTTTTCCACCGTGGCGAAGAACCAGCTTCAGGCGATGCAGATGTCCTTCTTCTTCTTTCTGCCGTCGATGCTGCTGTCCGGCTTCATGTTTCCCTTCCGCGGCATGCCCGGCTGGGCGCAGGCGGTGGGGGAGATCCTGCCGCTGACCCATTTCCTGCGCATCGTCCGCGGCATCCTCCTGAAAGGCAACGGCCCGGCGGAGATCGTGGGGGAGGTGGCGGCGCTGCTGGCCTTCCTTGCGGTGGTCACGGTCGTCGCGCTGAAGCGGTACCGGCAGACCTTGGACTGA